From a single Sinomonas atrocyanea genomic region:
- a CDS encoding SDR family oxidoreductase, with protein sequence MVDQTVGSSLLKRHGTLAEQAAALCFLASDEASYITGTVLPVAGGDLG encoded by the coding sequence ATCGTGGACCAGACGGTCGGCTCCTCCCTCCTGAAGCGGCACGGGACCCTGGCCGAGCAGGCGGCCGCCCTCTGCTTCCTCGCCTCGGACGAGGCCTCCTACATCACCGGCACGGTGCTGCCCGTCGCCGGGGGCGACCTCGGCTAG
- the benB gene encoding benzoate 1,2-dioxygenase small subunit produces MTLMTTIVPGTIGLEDIRQFLYREAGFLDDREFDRWVDCYHPEAEFWMPAWADDDTLTEDPQREISLIYYPNRGGLEDRVFRIKTERSGATSLPDPRTGHNITNVEILRQEGDLVDVRFNWFTLYYRYNTVDTYFGVSFYTIDFSGTQPVITKKKVVLKNDYIHHVVDIYHI; encoded by the coding sequence ATGACGCTCATGACCACGATCGTTCCCGGGACCATCGGGCTCGAGGACATCCGCCAGTTCCTCTACCGCGAGGCCGGCTTCCTCGACGACCGCGAGTTCGACCGCTGGGTCGACTGCTACCACCCCGAGGCCGAGTTCTGGATGCCCGCGTGGGCCGACGACGACACGCTCACCGAGGACCCGCAGCGCGAGATCTCGCTCATCTACTACCCCAACCGCGGCGGCCTCGAGGACCGGGTCTTCCGCATCAAGACCGAGCGCTCGGGTGCCACGAGCCTCCCCGACCCGCGCACCGGCCACAACATCACCAACGTCGAGATCCTGCGCCAGGAGGGCGACCTCGTCGACGTCCGCTTCAACTGGTTCACGCTCTACTACCGCTACAACACGGTGGACACGTACTTCGGGGTCTCGTTCTACACGATCGACTTCTCCGGCACGCAGCCGGTGATCACCAAGAAGAAGGTGGTCCTCAAGAACGACTACATCCACCACGTCGTGGACATCTACCACATCTAG
- the benC gene encoding benzoate 1,2-dioxygenase electron transfer component BenC, with protein MTANTGHSVALSFEDGVTRFISVTPGQTVADASYRARINIPLDCRDGACGTCKAFCESGSYDGGDYIEEALTEDEADAGYCLPCQMTPESDLVLRISGTAEMAKSGVGRFTATIEQLHWYADNTAGLTLSVEDREQLAYLPGQYMNVLVPGTDQQRSYSFSSGPDAEQLTFLIRTAPDGAMTTYLKERAAVGDTLVLEGPKGSFFLREVKRPVLMLAGGTGIAPQLAMLEKIAQAAAGGAVPAHPIHLAYGATWDKDLIEVEALERYAAAIPGFTFSTIVADAESQHPRKGYVTQHLLPEHLNDGDVDVYLCGPPAMVDAVRRYFAGEGIEPANFYYERFAVGAVPAPALAGAGAA; from the coding sequence ATGACTGCGAACACTGGGCACAGCGTCGCGCTCTCCTTCGAGGACGGCGTCACCCGCTTCATCAGCGTCACCCCCGGCCAGACGGTCGCCGACGCCTCCTACCGGGCGCGGATCAACATCCCGCTCGACTGCCGCGACGGCGCCTGCGGCACCTGCAAGGCCTTCTGCGAGTCCGGCTCCTACGACGGCGGCGACTACATCGAGGAGGCCCTCACCGAGGACGAGGCCGACGCCGGCTACTGCCTCCCGTGCCAGATGACGCCCGAGAGCGACCTCGTCCTGCGGATCTCCGGCACCGCCGAGATGGCCAAGAGCGGCGTGGGCCGCTTCACCGCCACCATCGAGCAGCTCCACTGGTACGCGGACAACACCGCGGGCCTCACCCTCTCCGTGGAGGACCGGGAGCAGCTGGCCTACCTTCCCGGCCAGTACATGAACGTCCTCGTGCCGGGCACGGACCAGCAGCGCAGCTACTCGTTCAGCAGCGGCCCCGACGCCGAGCAGCTCACCTTCCTGATCCGCACCGCCCCGGACGGGGCCATGACCACCTACCTCAAGGAACGCGCCGCGGTGGGCGACACCCTCGTCCTCGAGGGACCCAAGGGCAGCTTCTTCCTCCGCGAGGTCAAGCGGCCGGTGCTCATGCTCGCCGGCGGCACGGGCATTGCGCCCCAGCTGGCCATGCTCGAGAAGATCGCCCAGGCAGCCGCCGGCGGGGCAGTCCCCGCGCACCCGATCCACCTCGCCTACGGCGCCACGTGGGACAAGGACCTCATCGAGGTCGAGGCCCTCGAGCGGTACGCGGCCGCCATCCCCGGGTTCACGTTCAGCACCATCGTGGCCGACGCGGAGTCGCAGCACCCGCGCAAGGGCTACGTCACGCAGCACCTGCTGCCCGAGCACCTCAACGACGGCGACGTGGACGTCTACCTCTGCGGGCCGCCGGCCATGGTCGACGCCGTGCGCCGCTACTTTGCGGGCGAGGGGATCGAGCCGGCGAACTTCTACTACGAGCGGTTCGCCGTGGGCGCCGTCCCGGCCCCCGCGCTCGCCGGGGCGGGCGCCGCATGA
- the benA gene encoding benzoate 1,2-dioxygenase large subunit — protein MTETLDHVRAQLSDALIEDASTGTYRAKRSIFTDEELFELEMKYIFEGNWVYLAHESQIPEVGDYFTTYIGRQPVVISRAKDGEFHAHINACSHRGAMLCRRKTDNRTTFTCPFHGWTFSNNGKLLKVKDPKGAGYPEQFNKEGSHDLTKVARFESYRGFLFGSINPDVKPLADHLGEAAKVIDLIVDQSPEGLEVLRGASTYTYDGNWKVQAENGADGYHVSATHWNYAATTARRGTGESANETKAMDAGTWGKQGGGYYSFEHGHLLLWMWWGNPEDRPNFDKREEWSQQFGAERAEFMIGASRNLCLYPNVYLMDQFSSQIRHFRPISVDKTEVTIYCIAPKGESAEARANRIRQYEDFFNATGMATPDDLEEFRSCQKTYLATAAPWNDMSRGQAHQITGPDETAKGLGLNPVSSGVKTEDEGLYPIQHGYWRECMRAAVEAESR, from the coding sequence ATGACGGAAACCCTGGACCATGTCCGCGCCCAGCTCTCCGACGCGCTCATCGAGGACGCGTCCACCGGAACCTACCGGGCCAAGCGCAGCATCTTCACCGACGAGGAGCTGTTCGAGCTCGAGATGAAGTACATCTTCGAGGGGAACTGGGTCTACCTCGCCCACGAGAGCCAGATCCCCGAGGTCGGGGACTACTTCACCACCTACATCGGCCGCCAGCCGGTCGTGATCTCCCGCGCCAAGGACGGCGAGTTCCACGCGCACATCAACGCGTGCAGCCACCGCGGCGCGATGCTGTGCCGCCGGAAGACGGACAACCGCACCACCTTCACCTGCCCGTTCCACGGCTGGACGTTCTCCAACAACGGCAAGCTGCTCAAGGTCAAGGACCCCAAGGGCGCCGGCTACCCGGAGCAGTTCAACAAGGAGGGCTCGCACGACCTCACCAAGGTGGCCCGGTTCGAGAGCTACCGGGGCTTCCTCTTCGGCAGCATCAACCCGGACGTCAAGCCGCTCGCGGACCACCTCGGCGAGGCCGCCAAGGTGATCGACCTGATCGTGGACCAGTCGCCCGAGGGCCTCGAGGTGCTCCGCGGAGCCTCCACCTACACCTACGACGGCAACTGGAAGGTCCAGGCCGAGAACGGCGCGGACGGCTACCACGTCTCCGCCACCCACTGGAACTACGCGGCCACCACGGCCCGGCGCGGCACGGGGGAGTCGGCCAACGAGACCAAGGCCATGGACGCCGGCACGTGGGGCAAGCAGGGCGGGGGCTACTACTCGTTCGAGCACGGCCACCTGCTCCTGTGGATGTGGTGGGGGAACCCCGAGGACCGCCCCAACTTCGACAAGCGCGAGGAATGGAGCCAGCAGTTCGGCGCCGAGCGCGCGGAGTTCATGATCGGCGCCTCCCGCAACCTCTGCCTCTACCCGAACGTCTACCTCATGGACCAGTTCAGCTCGCAGATCCGCCACTTCCGGCCGATCTCCGTGGACAAGACCGAGGTGACGATCTACTGCATCGCCCCGAAGGGCGAATCCGCCGAGGCGCGCGCCAACCGCATCCGCCAGTACGAGGACTTCTTCAACGCCACGGGCATGGCCACTCCCGACGACCTCGAGGAGTTCCGCTCCTGCCAGAAGACCTACCTCGCCACCGCCGCGCCGTGGAATGACATGAGCCGCGGCCAGGCCCACCAGATCACCGGCCCCGACGAGACGGCGAAGGGCCTCGGCCTCAACCCTGTCTCGAGCGGGGTGAAGACCGAGGACGAAGGCCTGTACCCGATCCAGCACGGCTACTGGCGCGAGTGCATGCGGGCGGCCGTCGAGGCCGAGTCCCGCTGA
- the catA gene encoding catechol 1,2-dioxygenase — MTMSQTLSEFDAKAAESGSKATERFKSSGKRAALEVPKERVSLLAREVLEAVYATIRTHKVTYDEYNALKEWLIGVGEDGEWPLFLDVWVEHVVEEVATEDRKGSKGTIEGPYYVPDSPEQPTPGRLPRREDEPGTELTWRGQIRGLDGSGLAGGTVEIWHADGAGFYSQYAPGLPEWNLRGTVLADEDGNFEIQTMRPAPYQIPTDGACGKLIAAAGWHAWRPAHIHVKVSAPGHQQITAQLYFPGDAHNDDDIASAVKPELILDPKPAADGAGEEMVYDFVLDPED, encoded by the coding sequence ATGACCATGAGCCAGACCCTGAGCGAATTCGACGCGAAGGCTGCCGAATCCGGGAGCAAGGCCACCGAGCGCTTCAAGTCCAGCGGCAAGCGCGCCGCCCTCGAGGTGCCCAAGGAGCGCGTCTCGCTCCTGGCGCGCGAGGTCCTCGAGGCCGTGTACGCCACCATCCGCACGCACAAGGTCACCTACGACGAGTACAACGCCCTCAAGGAGTGGCTGATCGGGGTCGGCGAGGACGGCGAGTGGCCCCTCTTCCTCGACGTGTGGGTCGAGCACGTGGTCGAAGAGGTCGCGACCGAGGACCGCAAGGGCTCGAAGGGCACGATCGAGGGCCCGTACTACGTCCCTGACTCCCCCGAGCAGCCGACTCCGGGCCGCCTGCCGCGCCGCGAGGACGAGCCGGGCACGGAGCTGACCTGGAGGGGCCAGATCCGCGGCCTCGACGGCAGCGGGCTCGCGGGCGGCACGGTCGAGATCTGGCACGCGGACGGCGCCGGCTTCTACTCCCAGTACGCCCCCGGCCTGCCCGAGTGGAACCTCCGCGGCACCGTCCTGGCGGACGAGGACGGGAACTTCGAGATCCAGACCATGCGCCCCGCGCCGTACCAGATCCCGACGGACGGCGCGTGCGGCAAGCTCATCGCGGCCGCGGGCTGGCACGCGTGGCGTCCCGCCCACATCCACGTCAAGGTCTCCGCGCCGGGCCACCAGCAGATCACCGCCCAGCTGTACTTCCCGGGCGATGCCCACAACGACGACGACATCGCCTCGGCCGTGAAGCCCGAGCTCATCCTCGACCCGAAGCCGGCCGCCGACGGCGCCGGCGAGGAGATGGTCTACGACTTCGTCCTCGACCCCGAGGACTGA
- a CDS encoding SDR family NAD(P)-dependent oxidoreductase codes for MSSAAGAAPETVVGAAASVHPGRFAGKAVVITGAAQGIGRAVAERIAAEGGEVTLVDRADLVHEVADGIRAGGAADGAAAAAAHAVTADLETFDGALAAVEAAVAAAGRIDVVVNNVGGTIWAKPYEHYSPEEIEKEVRRSLFPTLWMCRAALPHLIGQGSGTIVNVSSVATRGVNRVPYAAAKGGVRAITTALALEAAPTGCASSPPPRAAPTPRPARSSAARCPPPSRNGSGTSRSWTRRSAPPS; via the coding sequence ATGAGCAGCGCCGCGGGCGCGGCCCCAGAGACCGTGGTCGGGGCCGCCGCGTCCGTCCACCCCGGCCGGTTCGCCGGCAAGGCCGTGGTGATCACCGGCGCGGCCCAGGGCATCGGGCGGGCCGTGGCTGAGCGGATCGCGGCGGAGGGCGGCGAGGTCACCCTCGTGGACCGCGCGGACCTCGTCCACGAGGTGGCGGACGGGATCCGCGCCGGCGGGGCGGCCGACGGCGCCGCTGCCGCCGCCGCGCACGCCGTCACCGCCGACCTGGAGACGTTCGACGGCGCGCTGGCCGCCGTCGAGGCGGCCGTCGCCGCGGCGGGGCGCATCGACGTGGTGGTGAACAACGTGGGCGGGACCATCTGGGCCAAGCCGTACGAGCACTACAGCCCCGAGGAGATCGAGAAGGAGGTGCGGCGCTCGCTGTTCCCCACCCTGTGGATGTGCCGGGCCGCCCTGCCGCACCTCATCGGCCAGGGATCCGGCACGATCGTCAACGTCTCCTCCGTGGCCACCCGCGGCGTCAACCGCGTCCCGTACGCGGCGGCCAAGGGCGGGGTGCGGGCCATCACCACCGCGCTTGCCCTCGAGGCCGCCCCCACGGGGTGCGCGTCGTCGCCACCGCCCCGGGCGGCACCGACGCCCCGCCCCGCGCGGTCCAGCGCGGCCCGCTGCCCGCCACCGAGCAGGAACGGCAGTGGTACCAGCAGATCGTGGACCAGACGGTCGGCTCCTCCCTCCTGA